In Labrus mixtus chromosome 11, fLabMix1.1, whole genome shotgun sequence, a single window of DNA contains:
- the LOC132983885 gene encoding uncharacterized protein LOC132983885 — translation MALKAFLTLAVCLLLVHQTDAKNDAPCQHSKWNNGFQTFSKRHIRAGMPESLDHNEWEKYIRNNGGCDRPTQSFLHPKDLDKVKDVCTNKGGKRFQENLCISRQTFTFVTVRSEPGTCGIRSVREETKHLILACEVLSNQCLPVHFEGNPRDLKPDNNAGGCQDPESKDEAPSFRRTWLWLLSALLCIVLYMRN, via the coding sequence ATGGCTCTCAAGGCTTTCCTCACGCTGGCCGTCTGTCTCCTGCTGGTTCATCAAACAGATGCTAAAAACGACGCTCCCTGCCAGCACTCCAAGTGGAACAATGGCTTCCAAACTTTCTCTAAACGACACATACGGGCTGGTATGCCTGAGTCTTTGGACCACAACGAGTGGGAGAAGTACATCAGGAACAACGGGGGCTGTGACAGACCCACCCAGTCCTTTCTCCACCCAAAGGACCTGGACAAGGTTAAGGATGTGTGCACGAATAAAGGGGGGAAAAGGTTCCAGGAGAATCTGTGCATCAGCCGGCAGACTTTCACTTTTGTCACAGTGAGGAGCGAGCCGGGGACGTGCGGGATCAGGAGCGTCCGAGAAGAAACCAAACATCTGATCCTGGCCTGCGAGGTTCTGAGCAATCAGTGCCTGCCGGTCCACTTTGAGGGAAACCCCAGGGACTTGAAGCCTGATAACAACGCCGGAGGCTGCCAGGACCCGGAATCCAAAGATGAAGCTCCCAGCTTCAGAAGAACATGGCTCTGGTTGTTATCTGCTCtgctttgtattgttttatatatGAGAAACTAG